The genomic region TTTTTGTATACTAAAACGACTGCCTTTGCATGGGCACTATGTACTAGCTGGTGCAATAACAAATGTACACGAGAGACCACTTTATTGCTTAGAGGGGCACTGCTACAAGTGATACTAATATTGCCTCTAAACAATGGCGCGCATCTAAAACACTATGCAACGTCATTCAATTAGAAATATTAAATACATTGCactaatcacacacacacacacacacacacacacacacacacacacacacacacacacacacacacacacacacacacacacacacacacacacacacacacgcacaccacacacacacacacaccacacacacacacacacacacacacacacacacacacacacacacacacacacacacacaaacaaacaaacaaacacacacacacacacacacacacacacacacacacaatgagctATTGTGGTGTCTTGTTTACACAGCACCGACTGCACCAACAGGAGTTCGTGTTACATCCCTAACAGCGACGTCTGCTAGAGTTGAATGGAATGTAACGGTGTATCAGTACGGATCTGTTGTAGCTTACCGACTCTACTACACGGCACCGAAACTGGCGTCTTCAAAACTCaccaaaaattttaatttcacGAGGCTCAAAGGACTCACGCCGTATACCAAGTACACAGTCGCTGTTGTAGCTGTTGTTAGACCTCACAACACCACAAACAGATCAGAAGAGTTGGAAAGCAAATTGAGCGTCGAACATTCATTTGTCACTCTTCAATCAAGTAATATTAATGTTGACACGTTtatgacgtgtgtgtgtgtgtgtgtgtgtgtgcgtgtgtgtgcgtgtgtgtgtgcgtgtgtgtgtgtgtgtgtgcgtgcgtgtgtgtgtgtgtgtgtgtgtgtgtgtgtgtgtgtttgtgtgtgacactgtgtgtttgtgtgtgacactgtgtgtgtgtgtgtgtgtgtgtgtgtgtgtgtgtgtgtgtgtgtgtgtgtatgtgtgtgtgtgtttgtgtgtgacactgtgtgtttgtgtgtgacactgtgtgtgtgtgtgtgtgtgtgtgtgtgtgtgtttgtgtgtgtgtgtgtgtgtttgtgtgtgacactgtgtgtttgtgtgtgacactgtgtgtgtgtgtgtgtgtgtgtgtgtgtgtgtgtgtgtgtgtgtgtgtgtgtgtgtgtgtgtgtgtgtgtgtgtgtgtgtgtgtgtgtgtgtgtgtgtgcatataatatatacaatttGTGATTATTCAGTACCCAGTCGTCCATTACACGTGCAAGTGATCGACACAACTTCCGTCTCTGCGACGATTGTTTGGAAAGAGCCCGTCACACCTAACGGTCCAATTGCTCACTACATCGTCAGCTACATGAAGGGCAATCATTCTCACGGTACAAAAGTCTCCAGGAGAATAACTAATTCGAGTCTAGCCCAGATCGTCCTCCAAAATCTTAAACCGTTCACAGTGTACACGGTCTGGCTCAATGCCGTTAACATCGAGACAAGTCAAAAATTTGTGAGTAAATCGAGTGACGCAAAAACGTTTGTGACATTGCAAGCCGGTAAGCTTTGCATGGAACAATTTCTAGAAGGTTATTGTATGTGTAACAGTTTTTTTCTATGTGAAGCACCAAGTCGACCTCGACATGTGAGAGTTTCGAACATACAAACGGATTCGTTTGAGGTCACGTGGCAGGCTCCCGCCAACCCTAATGGACCTCTAGCGCACTATGAAATTGTGATAGCAAAAGGAAACGTCACCGATTATGTGAAGAGGAGTCGCGAGCTGGTGATAAACGAGACAGTCGACGGCAGAACGAGAAAATACACGGTGCATGGATTAAAGCAATTGAGCCAGTACAGTGTGTGGGTAATAGCTGGTAATGTTGGAAACTCCCAACTGCTGAGGAGTCGCCCTAGTTTGGTAAAGACGTTTCATACAATTGGAGGAAGTACGTGAATGACAacagtttagtgtgtgtgtgtgtgtgtgtgtgtgtgtgtgtgtgtgtgtgtgtgtgtgtgtgtgtgtgtgtgtgtgtgtgtgtgtgtgtgtgtgtgtgtgtgtgtgtgtgtgtgtgtgtgttgtgcctTTATATGTACTGTCTTAGATAActttaatatattaaaaaatatattGAATATATTGCCAATCATTATGTAAAAATTTTAAACATCTAATATTCAACATTTATAATAAATCTTTATAACAGGCTACATCTGATTTGGAGTTTGTGTCGTCGTGTGTATCTTTGACATTCTATTTAGGTTTACCAAAGTTTCTATCATTGCCATTAGTGCCAACCGTCAATCTAACCAATTCTATGCAGCATTATCAGATTGGACAGATAGCTCGTGTTGTGGTCGGGCAGACTCTACATCTTCACTGCAATGCATCCGCAGATCTTAATTCAATATACAAATGGCAAGTTCTTCCAGAAGGCCGCGACGTGGCGACGACAGACAATATTGTGGCGGATGACGACACACTGACGATCGTATACGTGCAAAGGCAGCATGAGAACAGATATCAGTGCACTGTCGGCAACAAGCTAGGAAGTATCACGAGAAGTTCACAAATCAAAGTGTACGGTAGGTAATACTGTATGATACTAGATgttatacgtgtgtgtgtgtgtgtgtgtgtgtgtgtgtgtgtgtgtgtgtgtgtgtgtgtgtgtgtgtgtgtgtccggtACCAAGAGCGGTTATAAAGACACTGCACCTGTACTGGCACCCTTTCTCAGAGTCTGAAAGGtctaaataattttaaaattttatacaCATCTTGCGGCGTGCTTATGCAGCAGAAACTAATGGGGCCCACATTGGTGCGGTTTACGGTAACGGGTTTTGGAACTGTCACATGTGCACCCTCTGAGTCTCTCCTGAGATTCCGTATTCATTCTTgcgtagacacacacacacacacacacacacacacacacacacacacacacacacacacacacacacacacacacacacacacacacacacacacacacacacacacacacacacacacacacacacaagttaaGCTAAGCTAAGCTAAGCTAAGCTAAGCTATTTCCTATAAATGTGtgatatttttgtatttttgtatttcagGAGTCGTTAGTCGGCCATGTGAGGTACCAACGGTACTCAACAAAACCGAACACTCTCTTCTCATCTCACTCTTCTGTCCATCCGGAAACTTAACAGATCACTACGATTGTCACATTACTGGCTACTCCGCATTCTATCGAGTCGCACACCAAAACTCCCGTTTCCTAGCGACAACCTCGCAAACACCATCACTTCGACTTACCAATCTTATCCCATACACTCTGTACGAAATCAAAGCAAAAGCACAATATAATCATTTATACTGCACAAGCAGTAATGGATCTCTGAGTCGATCAGTAATAACTAGACTGAACCCGGAAGGTAAGCTACAAAGTTTTgcttattattgttattattattattatttatttgaaatACATTAAAtgttatattattataattatttttgttattattgttattatatgCGGGGGTGTAGCTAGAGGCATGAGGCTGTGAGGCGGTTGCCTAGTCGGAAATATAGGCGTGGTCTCGTCACGTGTCCACATGCTGGTAAAATTACAGATTTATCCGTTGTTTAAAGGAATACATAATGTAGTACCGACATTCATGTGTAtatctatttctatttattaatttaaagtatctacaaaaattacaataaCTTTACTGTTCGTAAGCTGTAGATCAATCAATAATTGatctatagatatataattttattatagttttataaatattaataaacttTGATGAGTTATAAAAGTgcataaattttatttttaattatttttttaattattttattttttaaatttaaatttttaattatttttattgtttttaaaaaatttaaatttttaattttttgtaattttttgtaattttgtaaatcttttcaattttttgattgtttttaaaaatttagttTTCTTAGTTTTCCAATGGCTTCAGTTAAAAATTACTGGTCGTGGCTAACATGTGCAATGTGCTATTGTGTGCCTTGCTTAGTACCACGTGCACCAACAGGAGTTCGTGTTACATCTCAAACAGCAACGTCTGCTAGAGTCGAATGGGATCCCATAGTGTATACACACGGATCCATTATCGCTTATCATATCGACTACATGGCAACCCAAACGGCATCTGCATCAACTAATCTCACTTCAATTTTGCTTAGCGGACTCACACCGTACACCAAGTACGTCCTCACTGTGGCAGCCGTCGTGAGACCCCAAAATGCTGAAAACACTTCCGAAGACTTGCGAAGCAATCGGAGTGTCGAACACTCATTCATCACTCTTCAATCAAGTATAcaattcttatttaaaattttatgatATCAACCATATCATCCATTTTTATGATATTAACATATCATACATTTTTATAATATCAACATATTATAAAATTAtcataaaattattaaacttTTATATCAACATATCATAAAATTTTGTGATATCAACCATATCATAAagtttaaattatttatgatATCAACATATACACTTTTTATGACATCAACATATaaaatttttacaaattttataTCAAAGATAtcataaaattataaaacagTTATGATATTAACATATCATACATGTTTATGATAACAACATATCATAAAATTTTATGATATCAACcatattataaaatttaattttttatgatATCAACATATACATTTTTATGACATCAACATATCATaaaatttttacaaattttataTCAAAGATAtcataaaattataaaaaaattatgatATTAACATATCATACATGTTTATGATAACAACATAtcataaaattattaaaatttttatatcGACgatattataaaatttaaaaatgttTATAATATTAACATATTATACATGTTTATAATATCAACATATCataaaatttttatatcaacAGTATAGAAATTTTTATGATACCAACATATCATAATAGTTTGTATTGTTCAGAACCGAGTCGTCCTATTGACGTACACGTGATCAACATAACTGACGTCTCTGCAAAAATCGTTTGGCAAGAGCCCGTCACGTCTGACGGTGCGACTGCGTACTACATAGTCAGCCATGCGATGGGCAATTATTCTCACGAGACGCACATCTTCAACAGCATAATGAGTCAAGTTCATCGCACGACCCAGACCGTCATCCGAAACCTCACACCGTTTACAGTCTACACAGTCTGGGTGCAAGCCGTCGACGACAGTGACGAGATCCTAAGCAAAGCGAGCGATTCGAAAACGTTTACCACATTGAAAGCAGGTGACCTCTCTATCCGACCTAATTAATTTCTTTTGTAATATTACTGTTTCTGCCTTAACGTGCAGCACCGAGTCGACCTCGACATCTGAAGGTTAtcgacatacaaacagattcGGTTGTGCTCACTTGGCGACCTCCTGCCCATCGCAACGGACCGATAGATCACTACGAAATTATGATAACAGAGAGAAACCTCAGTGATCACGTGAAAGACAGTCATAGTGTCGTGCTAAACGAGACCATCGACGGCACAACGACGACATACACAGCACGTGGACTTTCTCAACTAGGCCAGTACAGTGTGTGGATACTAGCTGTTAACATTGAAAACTTCCAGCTGCTAAAAAGTCATCCCAGTCTAACAGCAGTGTTTCAAACAACAGGGGGAAGTACGTGCAACACTTTTTAGCCTCTTTCACACTCCCTCTTAACGGGCGTAGGCTACAGTCTAGCCTCTAGCCTGCGCGCGTTAAGCTTTATGTCTGCGCGCGTTAAGCCTCTAGCCTACACGCGTTAAGAAGGACTGTGGTTAGtgcaacacaattaattaactgcttGCTTCACATATTGCGCGTTTCTATACACATTGTTGCCTCTTTTGTAGAAGACAGTGTTCCTCACAGACTTCGCTCTACTGTGACTAACGATTCGGCCACCATCACGTGGCAGCCACCTCCTAATCGATCACTATCCATCACATCCTACAACGTCAAACTGTTTAGTCACAACGACATTCGAGCAACGGTTGCGTCGACGACCACAAAGACGACATCCGCCGTTTTTACGAATTTACTCCCGTTCACTAGATACAGAGTGATCGTCACTGGTTTCCGACGTCACGTGTCGACACCCCCCGCAACGCTCGATTTCAAAACAAAACGCAACggtatataaataaaattaatatcaaatattgtatatatttcTCGAATTAATTGTTATTGCCTGTTTTAGCTCCTGTTGCTCCCACGGATTtaaaaattcaaaactttGGGTCTAGAGATGCAACGATCAATTGGTCTTCACCACCTCAAACGACGCCAAACGACGTCAACATAGAATACAAAATTTTCGTTGTATTTAAAAATGAAACTGCGTCGTCACATCTAGGTCAGAGAGATATCGTGTTGCCGAAGTCGGAGACGCGAGTAATACTGCGGCAACTGATACCATCGACTACGTACTACGTGTGGGCTGCAACTGCTAGAAACGACGGTAAAGTCTCCGAGCAGATGAGTCCCTTAGTTGGACCAATAAACTTTACAACCCTGGaggaaggtgtgtgtgtgtgtgtgtgtgtgtgtgtgtgtgtgtgtgtgtgtgtgtgtgtgcgcgcgcgcgcgtgcgtgcgtgtgtttgtgtttgtttatcactGTTTATGTAGCGTAAAAATTATTTCGAAAAACACTTATTGCATCTATTACCTGAAGCGTGAAACGGTAGGGTGTACTGTAATAGTGAAgacggtcacgtgacgtacgacCGACCGATCGATCGACCGACCGACTCGCTTCGCTTACTGCCTACCACATGACCACAAATAATAAAACTTTATTTTTAGCTTCGTCACCTCCTCaaaatgtttattattttaacGTCACTTCTCAGTCGGTTTTGATCACGTGGTCGACGCCGAAGAATGTGTACGGAGAGATCGTTCAATACAACGTGTCGTTGATACCGTCTGATGGCTCGACTATCAGCCGCATCCTACTGGTCGACAGAACGGGCCCAGATCTCTCGGCTACCATTTCTGGCCTTGAATCCTACACCAAATATGTCATCGAGGTTCGTGCTGGCACTTTAGCCacaaattcaaattcaaaCATCTTGTGGAGTGATCCTAACGCAAGAGTGACTTTCGTTACAGATCAGACaggtaaataaatatttattaatatcaattatttttacaatattttattaatttattaatttactaatttaatattttaataatttattgatttattaacttattgatttattaatttttttattaatttattaatttataatttattttataaatttataaatttattaatttaattaaatattttaatattttaataatttattaatttattaaatttattaatttatgtaatttattaatttatttaatttattaatttatttaatttattaatttatttaatttagtaatttattcaatttattaatttactaatttaatattttaatattatattaatttattaatttatttatttattaatttatttgcagCTCCTTCCCGTCCGGGTGCACCTCAGCTTACAACTGTACTCTCTCGTTCCGCTTTAATCCATTGGAAAGCACCAAATCAGACGAACGGAGACATTCAATATTACAAACTGACTCTCTACGAGAAGAAGAACCCGGAAGCTTTAACGACCGCAGATAACTACGGTTGGAGAATCATTCGTAAACATCGCATCAGCAACGGCACGCGTACAACACAGCTAACCAATCTCTCACCATACACTTGGTATAAAATTTCAGTAAGTGCAGTTAATGTCTACAACAGATTAGAATTGGAGAGCAATGAGACGTCGACGGTATTCCGATCCACTGATGAAAGTAGGAGCTGGTGTTGTGAAGAGAGTATTTATGTtgtgatttttgtttgttctcaGTGCCAACTGTTCCGTCCAACTGTTCTGTCGTTAAGAGAAGAACGACGTCCATTCGTACGTCGTGGAGTCCTCCTTTTCCGTTTGACTTTAATGTAGTTTACTACCACGTTATGGTAtgtatgctgtgtgtgtgtgtgtgtgtgtgtgtgtgtgtgtgtgtgtgtgtgtgtgtgtgtgtgtgtgtgtgtgtgtgtgtgtgtgtgtgtgtgtgtgtgtgtgtgtgtgtgtgtgtgtgtgtgtgtgtgtgtgtgtgcttttctgtctgtctgtgtgtctgtctgtctatatgatgtatgcctgtctatctgtatatttttttatctgtctatctgtttgcctgtctgtgtatctgtctatctgcctggcATATACctgactttctgtctgtgcatctgtctgtctgtctgtctctctctctctgcctgtctgtgtatctgtaaatctgtccgcctgtctgtctgtcaggcaTATATCTGACTggctgtctgtgtatctgtctgtctgtctgtctatgtatctctgtgtgtgtgtgtgtgttgtgtgtgtgtgtgtgtgtgtgtgtgtgtgtgtgtgtgtgtgtgtgtgtgtgtgtgtgtgtgtctgtctgtctgtctgtctgtctgtctgtctgtctgtctgtctttctgtctgcctgtctgtgtatttgtctatctatccgtctgtctgtctgtcagcctgcctgtctgttatctgtctatcagtctgtctgtttgtctgtctgcctggcatatctgtctgtctgtctgtctgtctgtctgtctgtctgtctgtctgtctgtctgtctgtctgtctgtctgtgtgtgtgtgtgtgtgtgtgtgcttgtgtgtctgtctgtctgtctgttgtctgtcagtgtgtttgtctgcatatctttctgtctgtctgtgtgtctgtctgtgtatcagtgtatctgtctgtctgtctctccgtctgtttgtctgtctgtctgcctgtctgtctgtctgtctgtctgtctgtctgtctgtctgtctgtctgtctgtctgtctgtctgtgcattttgGATGtagaaacaaaaaattaacgAATTCACACTGTGTGTATCACACAGGTCACCAACTCACTCAATGGAAAATCGACGGAGAAAGTTTTGAAAACAAAGAATCACAAAATCAAAGCAACGGGTTTACTTCCATACACAACGTACAATATAACAATATCCGCcgtcacaaacaacacaaaaactttGCAAGGACCCCCTTGCCACCTAAGAGCTCGAACAAAAAAAGGTGGAGGTAACTTATCAGTGCCACCATATTGCTTGAAGCAAAGAAGTAAAATCGTTTTGACCCATTTCCAGAAAAACCACGTGTCGTCGCCGTCAACGAGACAAAAGAAAAACATTCAATTGTCTTTAATTTTCGAGCTCCTAACAATACGAATGGTCACTTcaagtatgtgtgtgtgtgtgtgtgtgtgtgtgtgtgtgtgtgtgtgtgtgtgtgtgtgtgtgtgtgtgtgtgtgtgtgtgtgtgtgtgtgtgtgtccctttgtgtgtgtgtgtgtgtgtgtgtgcgtgtgcgtgcgcgcgcgcgtgtgtgtgtgtgtgtgtgtgtgtgtgtgtgtgtgtgtgtgtgtcggttgCACGGCGAATTATTAATAAACGCTTGTTCTGTCC from Corticium candelabrum chromosome 10, ooCorCand1.1, whole genome shotgun sequence harbors:
- the LOC134186096 gene encoding protein sidekick-2-like, whose amino-acid sequence is MSPLVGPINFTTLEEASSPPQNVYYFNVTSQSVLITWSTPKNVYGEIVQYNVSLIPSDGSTISRILLVDRTGPDLSATISGLESYTKYVIEVRAGTLATNSNSNILWSDPNARVTFVTDQTAPSRPGAPQLTTVLSRSALIHWKAPNQTNGDIQYYKLTLYEKKNPEALTTADNYGWRIIRKHRISNGTRTTQLTNLSPYTWYKISVSAVNVYNRLELESNETSTVFRSTDEMPTVPSNCSVVKRRTTSIRTSWSPPFPFDFNVVYYHVMVTNSLNGKSTEKVLKTKNHKIKATGLLPYTTYNITISAVTNNTKTLQGPPCHLRARTKKGGEKPRVVAVNETKEKHSIVFNFRAPNNTNGHFKSVRVVIAELQAGVPSLKILTSPGTKHDGVNQAYVLKPNTSYALYVRWITEEDSGNELTSDRADATSLIDPYVKVSSVSLSPILSLSSLLHSGSSLSSPKPLPPPLLMFTPSPPSVLPSSSALSSTPATSDQRDHHRHRNRVSHEDGPHCNNYPNSSRHHSSLAET